The following are encoded together in the Pontibacter liquoris genome:
- a CDS encoding S41 family peptidase, which yields MKNTIFFFLSLLIGFKTAVAQNSLSETEKLAATAKVWGFLKYYHPNVADGKYNWDEELFKVLPKVRAASTKEELSQVYIGWLDNIGRVKECKSCKQNNSIEYFDKNFDTSWISDNLVFTAELSKRLRFIEQNRHQGKKYYVSASKKIGNIEVTNEIDYKGIDWHDEDVRLLSLFRYWNIIEYFFPYKYQTDTNWDKVLDNMIPKFLYPKTELEYQLAMLELVVSIDDSHAGYFNDIISPYFGQYWIPAQFKLMEQRAIITGLYNDSLARIDDIRIGDVITKINGQEVEGIFNEKEKYISGSNISRKRLNAFHTIFNASSDSVMIEFVRNNQTATKTIRRYLRDELNIKGKEGEKFKILDGNIGYVNMGVIAPKDVPEIMEVLKSTKAIIFDIRNYPKGTLYAVANYISSKRNDFYKVTYPDLSYPGKFIWRKGSQCGQSGDLKYKGRVILLTNERAQSHAEFTIMCLQTGDNVTTIGSQTSGADGNVSVFEMVGGYKTAITGIGIFYPDNTETQRKGVKIDIEVSPTLQGIKDGRDEVLEKAVEFVNSEV from the coding sequence ATGAAAAACACAATCTTCTTCTTTCTGTCGTTACTCATTGGTTTCAAAACAGCAGTTGCCCAAAACAGCTTATCTGAAACAGAGAAACTTGCGGCAACAGCCAAAGTATGGGGCTTTTTGAAGTATTACCACCCCAATGTTGCTGATGGGAAATATAACTGGGATGAAGAACTATTCAAGGTTTTGCCAAAGGTCAGGGCTGCATCTACGAAAGAAGAATTGTCTCAGGTATATATAGGTTGGTTGGACAACATAGGAAGAGTTAAAGAGTGTAAAAGTTGCAAGCAAAATAACAGCATTGAATATTTTGACAAGAACTTCGATACAAGCTGGATAAGTGATAACCTGGTTTTTACAGCAGAGCTTTCCAAAAGGCTTAGATTTATTGAGCAGAACAGGCATCAGGGGAAAAAGTATTATGTGTCTGCCAGCAAAAAAATTGGCAACATTGAGGTCACCAATGAAATTGACTATAAGGGCATTGACTGGCACGATGAAGACGTAAGGTTACTCTCCTTGTTTCGGTATTGGAATATTATCGAATACTTTTTCCCATACAAGTACCAGACTGACACAAACTGGGATAAAGTTTTGGATAACATGATTCCTAAGTTTCTATACCCTAAAACCGAACTCGAGTATCAGTTGGCAATGCTTGAATTAGTAGTAAGTATCGACGATAGCCACGCAGGATATTTTAATGACATAATAAGTCCCTACTTCGGCCAGTATTGGATTCCTGCACAATTCAAGCTAATGGAACAAAGAGCTATAATCACAGGGCTCTACAATGATTCTTTAGCTAGAATAGACGATATCCGAATTGGCGACGTCATCACCAAAATCAATGGGCAGGAGGTTGAGGGCATTTTTAATGAAAAAGAGAAGTATATAAGCGGCTCTAACATTTCAAGAAAAAGGCTCAATGCATTTCATACTATTTTCAATGCCTCTTCTGACTCAGTCATGATTGAGTTTGTCCGAAATAATCAAACAGCTACTAAAACCATCAGAAGGTATTTAAGAGATGAACTAAACATCAAAGGGAAAGAAGGTGAGAAATTCAAGATCCTTGACGGGAATATCGGCTATGTCAATATGGGTGTGATAGCTCCCAAAGACGTTCCGGAGATAATGGAAGTGCTCAAAAGCACCAAAGCCATCATCTTCGACATCAGAAATTATCCCAAAGGAACTTTATATGCTGTAGCCAATTATATCAGCTCTAAGAGAAATGACTTTTATAAAGTCACTTACCCCGACCTAAGTTATCCTGGGAAATTTATTTGGAGAAAAGGCAGCCAATGCGGGCAAAGTGGTGATTTGAAATATAAAGGCAGAGTTATCTTATTGACAAACGAAAGGGCGCAAAGCCACGCTGAATTTACGATCATGTGTCTGCAAACAGGCGATAACGTAACCACAATTGGAAGCCAGACTTCAGGAGCTGACGGGAATGTTAGTGTTTTTGAAATGGTAGGAGGGTATAAAACAGCTATTACAGGTATTGGCATTTTTTACCCGGACAACACGGAAACACAAAGAAAAGGTGTGAAAATTGATATTGAAGTCAGCCCTACACTTCAAGGCATCAAAGATGGAAGAGATGAAGTACTTGAGAAGGCTGTTGAATTTGTAAATAGTGAAGTATAA
- a CDS encoding alkaline phosphatase family protein codes for MKLLQKLSLILFLSFTGMQAGAAQQIENIVVLTTDGLRWQEVYQGMDPVLAADKEYNQGDSAGIAAKYWAPDPMQRRAKLLPFMWQYVAQHGQLYGNRALGNKVNVANPHRISSPGYSEIFTGFVSPDLTSNALVNNPATNVLEFINQQAGFKGKVAAFGAWEAFSYILNEPRSGVPVVAAFEPTGGPQPTPREQLLNQMLCQSFKPWGQHECLDVFTHHAAMEHLKERKPRVLYIAYGETDEFAHAGEYKHYLNAAHQFDEYVKAIWTYIQSNDRYKNKTLLFITTDHGRGDKVKSEWTSHGSQVAGAEEIWFAVLGPTIRPTGEVKEAATLYQKQFAQTLAGLLGLQFKAAHNVAESIKIPVNKK; via the coding sequence ATGAAACTCCTACAGAAACTCAGCCTGATTCTTTTCCTTTCTTTTACCGGCATGCAGGCAGGTGCCGCACAGCAGATAGAAAATATCGTGGTGCTCACCACCGACGGCCTGCGGTGGCAGGAAGTATACCAGGGTATGGACCCGGTGCTGGCGGCCGACAAAGAGTATAATCAGGGTGATAGCGCCGGCATTGCTGCCAAATACTGGGCCCCTGATCCGATGCAGCGGCGGGCTAAACTGTTGCCTTTTATGTGGCAATATGTGGCGCAGCATGGGCAACTGTACGGCAACAGGGCTTTGGGCAACAAGGTAAACGTCGCCAATCCGCACCGGATCTCGTCACCGGGCTACAGCGAGATATTTACCGGCTTTGTGTCGCCTGATCTTACGTCTAATGCGCTTGTAAATAACCCGGCTACCAATGTGCTGGAGTTCATCAACCAACAGGCCGGGTTTAAAGGCAAAGTAGCGGCATTTGGTGCCTGGGAAGCATTTTCGTACATCCTCAACGAGCCAAGAAGCGGTGTGCCCGTGGTAGCTGCTTTTGAGCCAACCGGTGGCCCGCAACCAACCCCCCGGGAGCAGCTCCTCAACCAGATGCTGTGCCAGTCTTTTAAGCCCTGGGGGCAGCACGAGTGCCTGGATGTGTTTACGCACCATGCGGCCATGGAACATCTTAAAGAGCGAAAGCCGCGTGTTTTATACATTGCTTATGGCGAAACCGACGAATTTGCCCACGCCGGCGAGTACAAACATTACCTGAATGCGGCCCATCAGTTTGACGAGTATGTGAAAGCTATCTGGACCTATATCCAAAGCAACGACAGGTATAAAAATAAAACGCTGCTGTTCATCACCACCGACCATGGCCGGGGCGACAAAGTAAAAAGCGAGTGGACCAGCCACGGCAGCCAGGTAGCCGGAGCAGAAGAAATATGGTTTGCGGTGCTCGGCCCCACCATCAGGCCCACCGGCGAGGTAAAGGAAGCAGCCACATTATACCAGAAACAGTTTGCGCAGACGCTTGCCGGGTTGCTGGGCCTGCAGTTTAAAGCCGCGCACAATGTAGCGGAAAGCATAAAAATACCAGTAAACAAGAAATAG
- a CDS encoding DUF2254 domain-containing protein, which yields MKGRLRKWIRQFYNNLVNSIAFYPAIIAICFLVLSYVLLYIDFSPLGKSIKSRWDFISLRDASTARTIAATIAAGVLSLTVFSFSMVMILLNQAASNLSNRVLDSMIGNRFQQWVLGFYIGTIVYALFLLSTIRDIDSGIMVPALSVYLLILFTIGDIFLFIYFLHYITQSVKYETIIRRIYQATMAELERQCQEKERTRALPGNPVSSSVMLFAPVSGYFQGFNKHGLLEVCRAQNWLLHFCYPAGTYLLRGTAFVAVEAAEELTQEQREQLHTYINFYDGEPIEKSAFYGFKQLVEVAVKALSPGINDPGTAVLSLHALADLLAFRLTHFPEAALSDDEGVLRIITSEYTFPEMFERCILPIWDYGKEDRLLRLQLQQVLQQLQALSSSELNASVIREMQQQVNAAIARHIA from the coding sequence ATGAAAGGAAGGTTAAGAAAATGGATACGGCAGTTTTACAACAACCTGGTAAACAGCATTGCTTTTTACCCCGCCATTATTGCCATCTGCTTCCTGGTCTTATCGTATGTGCTGCTTTACATTGATTTTTCGCCTTTGGGCAAGAGCATCAAGAGCCGCTGGGATTTTATAAGCCTGAGAGATGCCAGCACGGCCAGGACCATTGCCGCCACCATTGCCGCCGGCGTGCTTTCGCTTACTGTTTTCAGCTTTTCGATGGTGATGATCCTGCTCAACCAGGCGGCCTCCAACCTGAGCAACCGCGTGCTTGATAGTATGATCGGGAACCGGTTTCAGCAGTGGGTGCTTGGCTTTTACATTGGCACCATTGTGTATGCCTTGTTCCTGCTGAGCACCATCCGTGATATCGATTCCGGCATCATGGTGCCGGCGCTCAGCGTGTACCTGCTCATTCTTTTCACTATCGGCGATATTTTCCTGTTCATTTACTTTCTGCACTATATCACCCAAAGTGTCAAGTATGAGACTATCATCAGGCGCATCTATCAGGCCACAATGGCTGAACTGGAAAGGCAGTGCCAGGAAAAAGAAAGAACGCGGGCACTACCCGGAAACCCGGTCAGCTCATCGGTGATGCTGTTTGCGCCCGTGTCGGGCTATTTCCAGGGCTTTAACAAACACGGGCTGCTGGAGGTGTGCAGGGCGCAGAACTGGCTGCTGCACTTTTGCTATCCTGCAGGCACTTATTTGTTGCGGGGAACAGCTTTTGTAGCAGTAGAAGCGGCAGAAGAACTGACGCAGGAGCAGCGGGAGCAACTGCATACGTACATTAACTTTTATGATGGTGAGCCGATTGAAAAGAGTGCCTTCTACGGCTTTAAGCAATTGGTGGAGGTGGCTGTAAAAGCCCTGAGTCCCGGCATAAACGATCCGGGCACGGCTGTGCTCAGCCTGCATGCCCTGGCCGATCTGCTTGCTTTCCGGCTCACGCACTTTCCCGAAGCTGCCTTATCCGACGATGAGGGCGTGCTGCGCATTATCACCAGCGAATACACCTTTCCGGAAATGTTTGAGCGCTGCATCCTGCCCATCTGGGACTATGGCAAAGAAGATCGCCTGTTAAGGCTGCAGCTGCAACAGGTGTTGCAACAGTTGCAGGCCCTTAGCTCCTCCGAACTAAACGCCAGCGTGATCAGGGAAATGCAGCAGCAAGTAAACGCAGCCATCGCCCGGCACATAGCCTGA
- a CDS encoding tetratricopeptide repeat protein gives MFAQEKNQVEETYAYALQLYKQQQTEAAVTEFEKVIALNPRHKDGMYILAVINFDLGNKEKAVDLLQACVRLRDRDAANLLKEQLQQKIALADTMHFEDVDLEPKVVANAVSEDILDGKGLNKKIEKAILRELKKSKVLRKQFEAGTMLPLSLYFGKDGKLNAEILGPKRSAASQQEITEVFNRAVQIIPGRHEGKEVVVWGLTLPVTM, from the coding sequence TTGTTTGCACAAGAGAAAAACCAAGTTGAAGAAACATACGCTTATGCACTCCAGCTTTATAAGCAGCAGCAAACTGAAGCCGCTGTCACTGAGTTTGAGAAGGTAATAGCACTAAATCCGAGACACAAAGACGGCATGTACATTTTGGCGGTAATCAACTTTGACCTTGGCAACAAAGAGAAAGCAGTTGACCTTCTGCAAGCTTGCGTTAGACTGCGTGACAGAGACGCAGCTAATCTGTTAAAGGAGCAGTTACAACAGAAGATTGCCTTAGCTGATACAATGCACTTTGAAGATGTGGATTTAGAGCCCAAAGTAGTGGCAAACGCTGTTTCTGAAGATATATTAGACGGCAAAGGTTTGAATAAGAAAATTGAAAAGGCCATACTCCGTGAGCTTAAGAAGTCAAAGGTGCTACGAAAGCAGTTTGAGGCGGGGACCATGCTCCCCCTGTCCTTATACTTCGGCAAGGACGGAAAGCTTAATGCAGAAATATTAGGGCCTAAAAGAAGTGCAGCCTCTCAACAAGAGATAACAGAAGTGTTCAATAGGGCTGTCCAGATTATTCCTGGCAGACATGAAGGGAAAGAAGTTGTTGTTTGGGGCTTGACGCTACCTGTTACCATGTAA
- a CDS encoding DUF421 domain-containing protein, which yields MDSVIRGLAIYFFLLLIFKVSGKRSLHDTTTFDFVLLLIISETTQQALLADDFSLVNGFILITTLVFTDIVLSLVKQKFKTTDKVLDGTPTILVDNGKLLKDRMEKVRVDEGDIMESARKLRGLESMQQVKYAILENDGSISIIPRTEQALGQ from the coding sequence ATGGATTCAGTTATTCGCGGCCTGGCGATCTATTTCTTTCTGCTGCTCATTTTTAAGGTGAGCGGAAAACGGTCGCTGCACGATACCACCACCTTTGACTTTGTGCTGCTGCTTATCATCAGCGAAACTACCCAGCAGGCCTTGCTTGCCGACGACTTCTCCCTTGTGAACGGCTTTATCCTGATCACGACGCTGGTTTTTACAGATATCGTTCTGTCGCTGGTCAAGCAAAAGTTTAAAACCACGGATAAGGTGCTGGATGGCACCCCGACCATACTTGTCGATAACGGGAAGCTTTTAAAAGACAGGATGGAGAAGGTACGGGTAGATGAAGGCGACATCATGGAATCGGCCCGCAAGCTTCGGGGACTGGAGTCGATGCAACAGGTAAAGTATGCGATTCTCGAAAACGACGGCAGCATTTCCATTATTCCGCGTACAGAGCAGGCTTTAGGTCAGTAG
- a CDS encoding zinc dependent phospholipase C family protein has product MAPKCKAILLILLLLPFRSFAWGFFAHQRINHLAVFALPPEMIGFYKNHIRYITENAVNPDKRRYAVAGEAPRHYIDLDVYGDSALYKMPRYWPQAVKKYGEDTLQAYGIVPWHINLMKYQLTQAFKDHNLDRILRLSTELGHYVADACVPLHTTQNYNGQLTGQRGIHGFWESRLPELYAGSYDFFVGQATYLERPQLKAWDLVASAHLALDSVLAFERDLSRAFAEDKKYSFEVRNNLTTKVYARAFSDAYQKRLNGQVERQMRLAIRTVASYWYTAWVDAGQPDLRKITRPLSAEELRRLELEKKVYETGSHKVRPEGDE; this is encoded by the coding sequence ATGGCCCCAAAATGCAAAGCGATCTTGCTGATACTCCTGCTGCTCCCGTTCCGCAGCTTTGCCTGGGGCTTTTTTGCGCACCAGCGCATCAACCACCTAGCGGTGTTTGCCCTGCCGCCCGAGATGATCGGGTTCTACAAAAACCACATCCGCTACATCACCGAAAATGCGGTGAACCCCGACAAGCGTCGCTATGCCGTAGCCGGCGAGGCACCCCGGCACTACATCGACCTGGATGTATACGGCGACAGCGCCCTGTATAAAATGCCCCGCTACTGGCCACAGGCCGTGAAGAAGTATGGCGAGGATACGCTGCAGGCCTATGGCATTGTGCCCTGGCATATTAACCTGATGAAGTACCAGCTTACGCAGGCTTTTAAAGACCATAACCTGGACCGGATCCTGCGCCTGTCCACCGAGCTGGGGCATTATGTGGCCGATGCCTGCGTGCCGCTGCACACCACACAGAACTATAACGGGCAGCTGACCGGGCAACGCGGCATACATGGCTTCTGGGAGTCGCGGTTGCCGGAACTATACGCCGGCAGTTACGACTTTTTTGTGGGCCAGGCCACATACCTGGAGCGGCCGCAGCTAAAAGCCTGGGACCTGGTAGCCAGCGCCCACCTGGCCCTGGACTCGGTGCTTGCATTTGAGCGGGACTTAAGCAGGGCCTTTGCTGAAGACAAGAAGTATAGCTTTGAAGTACGCAACAATCTCACCACAAAAGTATACGCGCGGGCCTTTTCTGATGCCTATCAAAAGCGCTTGAACGGGCAAGTAGAGCGGCAGATGCGCCTGGCCATCCGTACGGTGGCCAGCTACTGGTACACGGCCTGGGTGGATGCCGGCCAGCCCGACCTGCGCAAAATCACCCGCCCTTTGTCGGCAGAAGAGCTCCGGCGCCTGGAGCTGGAGAAAAAGGTGTACGAAACCGGTTCGCACAAAGTCCGGCCAGAAGGCGATGAGTAA
- the def gene encoding peptide deformylase, protein MIYPITAYGDPVLKEPAADIARDFPNLKELVEDMYTTMYHAHGVGLAAPQISKSIRLFVIDSEPMMDDKDQGKGVKKAFINPEIIEEDGEEWGFEEGCLSIPGVREVVYRPERIVIRYFDEEWNEHEDTYDGMNARVIQHEYDHVEGILFTDHLNGLKKRLIKNKLAKITKGEVDADYKMKFPSLAKKR, encoded by the coding sequence CCGATTACCGCTTACGGCGATCCTGTTTTAAAGGAACCAGCAGCAGATATCGCCCGGGATTTCCCGAACCTGAAGGAACTGGTAGAAGACATGTATACCACCATGTACCACGCCCACGGCGTAGGGCTGGCTGCCCCGCAGATCAGCAAGAGCATCCGCCTGTTCGTGATCGACTCTGAGCCGATGATGGATGACAAAGACCAGGGCAAAGGCGTGAAAAAGGCATTTATCAACCCCGAGATCATTGAAGAGGATGGCGAGGAATGGGGCTTTGAGGAAGGCTGCCTGAGCATCCCCGGCGTGCGGGAGGTGGTGTACCGCCCCGAGCGCATCGTGATCCGCTACTTTGACGAGGAATGGAACGAACACGAAGACACCTACGATGGCATGAACGCCCGCGTGATCCAGCACGAGTACGACCACGTGGAAGGCATCCTGTTTACCGACCACCTGAACGGCCTGAAGAAGCGCCTGATCAAAAACAAGCTGGCTAAAATCACCAAAGGCGAAGTAGATGCCGACTACAAGATGAAGTTCCCGTCGCTAGCCAAAAAGCGCTAG
- a CDS encoding serine hydrolase, producing the protein MQYQAGAQTKTTVDFARLDAYYQKALKDWNVPGMAIAIVKDDSIVFAKGYGVKDLKTGGAVDANTLFGIASNTKAYTAAALGILVDEGKLKWNDPVQKYLPYLQLYNPYVTENLTIEDLLCHRVGFQTYAGDLLWYNTTYSRPEIIRRMRYLEPAYGFRNGYGYSNLMFITAGEVIAAVSGTTWENFIATRFLQPLGMTRTYTSVNALKGVDNVATPHGFDADGKPYPTKFTAWDNWNPAAGIFTSVNQDAQWLRLQLGRGTYKGKKIFSEDVSRNMWNAHNPFPVSKKSEEVTPSTHFSAAGLGWMLSDYEGRKLVAHGGGHEGMNSRTVLVPEENLGIVILTNSMSSIMSPLANYTVDQFLGIKNGRDWSRFALDAQEAAKKEKEAELRNAPKEKKARKSKLTRDLSEYAGTYHSPLYGDATITLNGKKLELQLAPAPTLGGTLSYWQHDIFNLDWKTDYALLHPTNVRFLTGEDGKIEAMRLDSDNPDFNFEELKFEKIKQQ; encoded by the coding sequence ATGCAATACCAGGCAGGAGCGCAAACCAAAACCACGGTTGATTTTGCCCGCCTGGATGCTTATTACCAGAAAGCCCTGAAAGACTGGAATGTGCCGGGTATGGCCATTGCCATCGTAAAAGACGATTCGATCGTGTTTGCGAAAGGCTACGGCGTAAAAGACCTCAAAACCGGCGGCGCCGTAGATGCCAACACCCTGTTTGGGATTGCCTCCAACACCAAAGCCTATACTGCCGCAGCGCTGGGCATTCTGGTAGACGAGGGCAAGCTGAAATGGAACGACCCGGTACAGAAATACCTGCCTTACCTGCAGCTCTACAACCCTTACGTAACCGAAAACCTGACCATCGAAGACCTGCTGTGCCACCGCGTAGGTTTCCAAACGTATGCCGGCGACCTGCTCTGGTACAACACCACCTACAGCCGCCCCGAGATCATCCGGCGCATGCGCTACCTGGAGCCGGCGTATGGCTTCCGCAATGGCTACGGCTACTCTAACCTCATGTTTATTACCGCCGGCGAAGTGATCGCGGCCGTTTCGGGCACCACCTGGGAGAACTTTATCGCCACTCGCTTTCTGCAGCCCCTGGGCATGACCCGGACCTATACTTCGGTGAATGCCCTGAAAGGCGTAGACAACGTGGCCACGCCGCACGGCTTTGATGCAGACGGCAAACCTTACCCTACCAAGTTTACCGCCTGGGACAACTGGAACCCGGCCGCAGGCATTTTCACCAGCGTAAACCAGGATGCCCAGTGGCTGCGCCTGCAACTGGGCCGCGGTACCTACAAAGGCAAGAAGATCTTCAGCGAGGACGTGAGCCGCAACATGTGGAACGCCCACAATCCTTTCCCGGTATCTAAAAAATCAGAAGAGGTAACGCCTTCCACGCATTTCTCTGCTGCCGGCCTGGGCTGGATGCTCTCCGACTACGAAGGCCGCAAGCTGGTAGCGCATGGCGGTGGCCACGAAGGTATGAACAGCCGCACGGTGCTGGTGCCTGAAGAAAACCTGGGCATTGTGATCCTGACCAATAGTATGAGCAGCATCATGTCGCCCCTGGCCAACTATACGGTAGACCAATTCCTGGGCATCAAAAACGGGCGCGATTGGAGCCGCTTTGCCCTGGACGCACAGGAAGCTGCCAAAAAAGAAAAGGAAGCGGAGCTACGCAATGCGCCGAAAGAGAAAAAGGCCCGCAAGAGCAAACTCACCCGCGACTTATCGGAGTATGCCGGCACCTACCACAGCCCGCTTTACGGCGATGCCACCATTACTTTGAACGGCAAAAAGCTGGAACTGCAACTGGCACCGGCGCCAACCCTGGGAGGCACGCTCAGCTACTGGCAACACGATATCTTTAACCTGGACTGGAAAACGGATTATGCCCTACTGCACCCGACCAACGTGCGCTTCCTGACCGGTGAAGATGGCAAGATTGAAGCCATGCGGCTAGATTCGGACAACCCTGACTTTAACTTTGAAGAGCTGAAGTTTGAAAAAATAAAGCAGCAGTAA
- the ettA gene encoding energy-dependent translational throttle protein EttA encodes MSSETIIFSMAGVSKIYPPKKQVLKNIYLSFFYGAKIGVLGLNGSGKSSLLKIIAGVDKEFLGEVVWSPGYTVGYLEQEPQLDPTKTVRQVVEEGVSEVVALLKEFDEINMKFAEEMTDDAMNKLIERQGEVQEKLDQLNAWELDNRLERAMDALRTPPEDALIANLSGGEKRRVALCRLLLQEPDVLLLDEPTNHLDAESVDWLEQHLQQYKGTVIAVTHDRYFLDNVAGWILELDRGEGIPWKGNYSSWLEQKSTRLAAEEKTESKRQKTLQRELEWVKMAPKARHAKSKARISQYDKLASEESAKKEEKLELFIPDGPRLGAQVIEVNNVSKAYGDKLLFEDLSFALPQGGIVGIIGPNGAGKTTLFKLITGQEKPDNGDFTVGSTVQISYVDQEHARLDPSKSVFEVISGGTEHMMMAGRQVVSRAYVSKFNFSGGDQEKKVEKLSGGERNRVHLAMTLKEGGNLLLLDEPTNDLDVNAIRALEDALENFAGCAVIISHDRWFLDRICTHILAFEGDSQVYWFEGNYSEYEENKKKRLGDMEPKRIRYKKLV; translated from the coding sequence ATGAGTAGCGAAACTATTATTTTTTCGATGGCTGGGGTAAGCAAGATCTACCCTCCAAAGAAACAAGTACTGAAAAATATCTACCTGTCGTTTTTTTACGGCGCCAAAATTGGCGTACTGGGCCTCAACGGCTCGGGTAAATCCAGCTTACTGAAGATCATTGCCGGTGTGGACAAGGAGTTCCTGGGCGAGGTAGTATGGTCGCCGGGCTACACGGTGGGCTACCTGGAGCAGGAGCCTCAGCTGGACCCGACCAAAACTGTGCGCCAGGTGGTGGAAGAGGGCGTAAGCGAAGTGGTGGCTTTGTTGAAGGAATTCGACGAGATCAACATGAAGTTTGCCGAGGAGATGACCGACGACGCCATGAACAAGCTCATCGAACGGCAAGGCGAGGTGCAGGAAAAACTGGACCAGCTTAACGCCTGGGAGCTGGATAACCGCCTGGAGCGTGCCATGGATGCGCTGCGCACGCCACCCGAAGATGCGCTGATTGCTAACCTGTCGGGTGGCGAGAAGCGCCGCGTGGCCCTGTGCCGCCTGCTCTTGCAGGAGCCGGACGTGTTGCTACTGGACGAGCCGACCAACCACCTCGACGCCGAGTCGGTGGACTGGCTGGAGCAGCACCTGCAGCAATACAAGGGCACCGTGATCGCTGTTACCCACGACCGTTACTTCCTCGACAATGTGGCCGGCTGGATACTGGAACTGGACCGTGGCGAAGGCATTCCGTGGAAAGGCAACTATAGCAGTTGGTTGGAGCAGAAGTCTACCCGACTGGCAGCAGAAGAGAAAACCGAAAGCAAGCGCCAGAAAACCCTGCAGCGTGAGCTGGAATGGGTGAAGATGGCTCCCAAAGCCCGTCATGCCAAATCCAAGGCGCGTATCAGCCAGTATGATAAACTGGCCAGCGAAGAATCGGCCAAGAAGGAAGAGAAACTGGAGCTGTTCATTCCGGACGGCCCGCGTTTGGGCGCCCAGGTAATCGAGGTGAATAACGTGAGCAAGGCTTACGGCGATAAGCTGTTGTTCGAAGATCTGAGTTTTGCCCTGCCGCAGGGAGGCATTGTGGGCATCATCGGCCCGAACGGTGCCGGTAAAACCACGCTCTTCAAGCTCATCACCGGACAGGAGAAACCTGACAATGGTGACTTTACGGTGGGCTCTACCGTGCAGATCTCGTACGTAGACCAGGAGCATGCCCGCCTGGACCCGAGCAAATCTGTTTTCGAGGTGATCTCGGGCGGAACGGAGCACATGATGATGGCCGGCCGCCAGGTGGTGTCACGCGCTTATGTGAGCAAGTTTAACTTTTCAGGCGGCGACCAGGAGAAGAAAGTAGAGAAGCTGTCGGGTGGGGAGCGCAACCGCGTGCACCTGGCCATGACGCTGAAAGAAGGCGGTAACCTGCTGCTGCTCGATGAGCCTACCAACGATCTGGACGTAAATGCGATCCGCGCCTTGGAAGATGCCCTGGAGAACTTTGCCGGTTGCGCCGTGATCATTTCGCACGACCGCTGGTTCCTGGACCGTATCTGCACGCACATTCTCGCGTTTGAAGGCGACTCGCAGGTATACTGGTTTGAAGGCAACTACAGCGAATACGAAGAGAACAAGAAGAAGCGCCTGGGCGACATGGAGCCTAAGCGTATCCGGTACAAGAAACTGGTGTAA
- a CDS encoding DUF421 domain-containing protein, with translation MDKLLFSSIESLERTLIIGLMAYLVLVIQLRISGKRTLSKMNSFDFIVTIALGSTLATVLLSKDVPLLDGIAAFALLIFLQYVITWGSVRSKKLSSLVKATPTLLLYQGTFLWDAMKTERITREEILAAIRSKGIGTVEEVGAVILETEGSISVIRELADGKESSVLQDVEKPAR, from the coding sequence ATGGATAAACTGTTATTTAGTAGCATAGAAAGTCTGGAGCGCACGCTCATCATTGGCCTTATGGCTTACCTCGTGTTGGTGATCCAGCTGCGGATCTCGGGTAAGCGGACGCTCTCCAAAATGAACTCCTTTGATTTTATCGTTACCATTGCGCTGGGCTCTACACTGGCCACGGTACTGCTTTCGAAAGATGTGCCGCTGTTGGATGGGATAGCCGCATTTGCGCTGCTGATCTTTTTGCAGTATGTCATTACCTGGGGATCGGTTCGGTCTAAAAAGCTAAGCAGCCTGGTGAAAGCAACACCGACACTCCTTTTATACCAGGGCACGTTTCTGTGGGATGCAATGAAAACGGAACGGATTACCCGTGAAGAGATACTGGCTGCCATACGTAGTAAAGGCATCGGCACGGTAGAAGAAGTAGGCGCCGTTATCCTGGAAACAGAAGGCAGCATCAGCGTGATTCGCGAACTGGCCGATGGGAAAGAAAGTTCGGTGCTGCAGGATGTAGAGAAGCCTGCAAGGTAG